Proteins encoded within one genomic window of bacterium:
- the hisB gene encoding imidazoleglycerol-phosphate dehydratase HisB yields MKRTGIVKRDTKETNIDLKLVLDGKGNANIRTKIPFFDHMLTLMTKHGLFDLNIKACGDIEVDDHHTVEDIGICLGEALRKALGDKRGVKRFGYARLPMDEALGEVSVDISGRAFFVFNVNAPAKRIKRFEVQLVEEFMRAFVNTALITLHVNLIYGKNTHHIYESIFKALGKALDEATAIDARQRAIPSTKGIL; encoded by the coding sequence ATGAAAAGAACAGGAATTGTAAAACGTGATACAAAAGAGACCAATATTGATCTAAAACTTGTTCTAGACGGTAAAGGAAATGCAAATATAAGAACGAAGATCCCTTTTTTCGATCATATGCTTACATTAATGACAAAGCACGGTTTGTTTGATTTGAATATAAAGGCATGTGGGGATATTGAAGTAGATGATCACCATACAGTTGAAGACATAGGAATATGTCTTGGTGAGGCGCTCAGAAAGGCTCTTGGAGACAAGAGGGGCGTGAAACGCTTTGGATATGCAAGACTTCCAATGGATGAAGCACTTGGAGAAGTTAGTGTTGATATTAGCGGCAGAGCTTTTTTTGTTTTCAATGTGAACGCACCGGCAAAAAGGATAAAAAGGTTTGAGGTTCAGCTTGTAGAGGAGTTTATGCGCGCATTTGTAAATACTGCTTTGATTACACTACATGTAAATCTTATATACGGGAAGAACACTCATCACATATATGAATCTATTTTTAAGGCACTGGGAAAAGCACTGGATGAGGCGACAGCAATAGATGCAAGACAGAGAGCTATTCCATCTACAAAAGGCATTCTTTAA
- a CDS encoding aspartate kinase — translation MSLIVQKYGGTSVANAERIKHVAKLIVKARDRYDNVVVVVSAMGKTTDNLIKMAAEITDSPSRREMDMLLSTGERISIALITMAIHSLGYDAISFTGSQVEIITDTSHTKARILRIGAKRVREELKKGKIVVIAGFQGVSINNDVTTMGRGASDTSAIAIAAALGADECEVYTDVEGVFTSDPRVIPQAKKIKSITYEEMLEMASLGAKVMAPRSMQIAQRFKVPLHIRSSFINKTGTVVVSKERGKMEEALVRSVILNEDEAKISIIGIPDKPGIAGTIFNNIADENINVDMIIQNISAKGVADISFTVAKEDIKRTLDVTDKLKSTVNPKKIECDKNIAKISIVGIGMRTHAGVAAKMFQILGKNKINIRTISTSEIKISCLVDKKEGKKAARVLHKAFELDKTR, via the coding sequence ATGAGTCTTATTGTGCAGAAGTATGGTGGAACGTCAGTAGCAAATGCAGAGAGAATCAAGCATGTAGCGAAACTGATTGTTAAGGCTAGAGATAGATATGATAATGTGGTAGTAGTCGTTTCTGCTATGGGGAAAACTACTGACAATTTGATAAAAATGGCAGCAGAAATAACAGATTCTCCATCAAGACGAGAGATGGATATGCTCCTTTCTACAGGAGAACGAATCTCAATAGCACTAATTACAATGGCTATACACTCTTTAGGATATGATGCAATATCCTTTACAGGGTCTCAGGTAGAAATAATTACTGACACATCCCATACAAAGGCCAGAATCTTGAGGATTGGAGCAAAGAGAGTAAGAGAAGAACTTAAAAAAGGAAAGATTGTAGTTATTGCGGGATTTCAGGGAGTAAGTATTAATAATGATGTAACAACCATGGGACGTGGAGCTTCAGATACGAGTGCTATTGCAATTGCTGCAGCTCTAGGCGCAGATGAGTGCGAAGTATATACTGATGTTGAAGGAGTCTTTACATCAGATCCAAGGGTAATTCCACAGGCAAAGAAGATTAAAAGCATCACTTATGAAGAAATGCTGGAAATGGCAAGCCTTGGGGCAAAGGTAATGGCGCCGCGTTCAATGCAGATAGCTCAGCGATTTAAAGTACCGCTTCATATACGATCCAGCTTTATTAACAAAACAGGTACAGTGGTTGTATCAAAAGAGAGGGGAAAAATGGAAGAGGCATTAGTTAGAAGTGTTATATTAAACGAGGATGAGGCAAAGATATCAATTATTGGTATTCCAGATAAGCCTGGAATTGCAGGAACAATTTTCAATAATATAGCAGATGAAAATATAAACGTAGATATGATTATTCAGAATATAAGCGCAAAAGGAGTGGCCGACATATCTTTTACTGTTGCAAAAGAAGATATAAAGAGAACACTTGATGTTACTGATAAATTAAAAAGCACTGTTAATCCTAAGAAAATAGAATGTGATAAAAATATAGCTAAGATTTCAATAGTAGGTATTGGTATGAGAACCCATGCAGGTGTTGCTGCAAAGATGTTTCAAATACTTGGTAAAAATAAAATAAATATCAGAACAATAAGCACGTCTGAAATAAAGATTTCATGTTTGGTGGATAAGAAAGAAGGCAAAAAAGCCGCACGAGTCCTTCATAAAGCGTTTGAATTGGATAAGACAAGGTAA
- the thrC gene encoding threonine synthase: MWNGVINQYRKYLPVSRATPIVTLNEGNTPLIFSEKLSNITGTRVFLKFEGANPTGSFKDRGMTMAISKALEKGAEAVMCASTGNTSASAAAYSARAGLNCIVLIPEGAIAMGKLAQALIHGAKVIAIKGNFDNALKLVREITDNYPITLVNSINPYRIEGQKTGAFEVCDQLGGRSPDFHAIPVGNAGNITAYWMGYKEYKEAGKIRNLPKMLGFQAAGAAPIVRGEIVRNPETIATAIRIGNPASWKKAEEARDESSGLIYAVTDDEILEAYKLLAKEDGVFVEPASAASVAGIIKLAKDDYFKKQQNSANHSEKITVCVLTGHGLKDPDRAIGSVEKPITVEPNINSILRIIGI, translated from the coding sequence ATGTGGAATGGTGTTATAAATCAATACAGAAAATATCTTCCTGTGTCTCGAGCTACTCCGATAGTAACGTTAAATGAAGGTAATACTCCTTTAATTTTTTCTGAGAAGCTTTCAAATATAACAGGAACAAGAGTATTTCTAAAATTTGAAGGAGCGAATCCAACAGGTTCTTTTAAAGATCGTGGAATGACAATGGCAATTTCAAAGGCGTTGGAGAAGGGCGCAGAGGCAGTAATGTGCGCATCAACAGGCAATACTTCAGCATCGGCCGCTGCATATTCTGCCAGAGCGGGGCTGAATTGCATTGTATTAATTCCAGAAGGTGCAATTGCAATGGGCAAGCTTGCTCAGGCGCTTATCCATGGCGCAAAGGTTATTGCCATTAAGGGGAACTTTGACAATGCTCTCAAACTAGTCAGGGAGATAACAGATAATTATCCTATCACTCTGGTAAATTCCATAAATCCATATAGAATAGAAGGGCAGAAGACGGGTGCTTTTGAAGTCTGTGACCAGCTTGGTGGAAGATCGCCGGACTTTCATGCAATTCCAGTCGGAAACGCGGGAAACATTACTGCGTACTGGATGGGATATAAGGAATATAAGGAAGCAGGTAAAATTAGAAATCTTCCTAAAATGCTGGGCTTTCAGGCAGCGGGAGCAGCGCCCATTGTAAGAGGGGAGATTGTTCGTAATCCTGAGACTATTGCAACTGCAATAAGAATTGGTAATCCGGCAAGCTGGAAAAAGGCTGAGGAAGCAAGGGATGAGTCATCAGGACTAATATATGCAGTTACAGATGATGAGATTCTCGAAGCCTATAAATTACTGGCAAAGGAGGATGGGGTTTTTGTTGAACCAGCCTCAGCAGCAAGTGTGGCAGGGATAATTAAATTGGCAAAGGATGATTATTTTAAAAAGCAGCAGAATTCAGCTAATCATTCAGAAAAGATAACAGTTTGTGTTCTTACTGGTCATGGTTTAAAGGATCCGGATCGCGCAATAGGAAGCGTTGAGAAACCTATAACAGTAGAACCGAACATAAATAGTATATTAAGAATTATAGGAATATAA
- a CDS encoding phosphatase PAP2 family protein — translation MFTLTQLGNGFFLIPLIVVSILIFDRKNALLILVISLITIFLGGIVVHILKELIQRPRPLSQFMDMNIYGQKLYVGSFPSGHSQTAFSTAAVLSGYYKKWLLFYLLAFLVAFSRVYIGVHYPLDIVAGSMIGYLSAKLILIISQRLDFKKAS, via the coding sequence ATGTTCACATTGACGCAACTAGGAAATGGTTTTTTCCTAATCCCACTTATAGTAGTAAGCATATTAATCTTTGACAGAAAAAATGCTTTATTAATACTCGTCATATCACTAATTACTATCTTTTTGGGAGGCATAGTTGTTCATATCTTGAAAGAGCTTATTCAGAGACCCAGGCCATTGTCTCAATTTATGGATATGAATATATATGGACAAAAATTATATGTAGGCTCATTTCCATCAGGCCATTCTCAGACTGCTTTTTCAACGGCTGCAGTGTTGTCTGGTTATTATAAAAAATGGCTATTATTTTATTTATTGGCTTTTCTGGTTGCATTCTCCAGAGTCTATATAGGAGTTCATTATCCATTAGATATAGTTGCAGGCAGCATGATCGGTTATCTATCAGCAAAACTAATTTTAATAATAAGTCAAAGATTAGATTTTAAGAAAGCGAGTTAG
- a CDS encoding homoserine dehydrogenase, with protein sequence MKKVGLIGFGTIGTGLVKIIQQEKQVELKHVVDLDITTPRSVKINKALLTTDVNRVLNDPSIDIIVELIGGIQPAKKFILTALKNKKHVVTANKALLAIHGDEIFQAAKDKNVYIKFEASVAGGIPIIKAVRDSFRSSDITSVLGIVNGTSNFILSRMSLDGQTFSAALKDAQDLGYAEADASLDIDGVDSAHKIAILSSIIYRTRVDMGHIYVEGIRNITLEDIQYAEELGYVIKPLAIANREENKLDVRVHPVLISKGHLLSSVSDVYNAIYLRGDSIGEMMFYGLGAGQMPTANAVYSDIIDIVGKMSAKSNVMDDYSFTNRLDIKETSENKLRYYIRFSAVDKPGVLAKISGILGRSKISIASVIQKDRKQSGAVPIIMMTHEAKEKDICLAIREIDKLDIIKRKSVIIRVED encoded by the coding sequence ATGAAAAAGGTTGGGCTTATAGGGTTTGGAACAATAGGCACAGGTCTTGTAAAAATAATTCAGCAGGAGAAACAGGTAGAGTTAAAACATGTAGTGGATTTAGATATCACAACGCCTAGATCTGTGAAGATTAATAAAGCTTTACTCACTACTGATGTAAACAGAGTGTTGAATGATCCCTCAATTGATATAATTGTAGAGTTAATAGGAGGCATACAACCTGCAAAGAAGTTTATACTTACTGCACTAAAAAACAAGAAACATGTTGTAACGGCTAATAAAGCGCTTCTTGCGATTCATGGTGATGAGATCTTTCAGGCGGCAAAAGATAAAAATGTGTATATAAAATTTGAAGCAAGTGTCGCAGGGGGCATTCCTATTATAAAAGCTGTCAGAGACAGTTTCCGTTCATCAGATATAACATCTGTTTTAGGAATAGTTAATGGAACATCTAATTTTATACTTAGCAGGATGTCTCTGGATGGTCAGACTTTCTCCGCGGCATTAAAAGACGCTCAAGATTTAGGGTATGCGGAAGCTGACGCATCTCTTGATATAGACGGTGTTGATTCTGCTCATAAAATAGCAATTCTCAGCTCTATCATTTATAGAACAAGGGTTGATATGGGGCACATTTATGTAGAGGGAATCAGAAATATAACTTTAGAGGATATTCAATACGCTGAGGAATTAGGATATGTAATTAAACCGCTAGCCATAGCAAATAGAGAAGAAAATAAGTTGGATGTTCGTGTGCATCCAGTTCTAATTTCCAAGGGACATTTACTTTCTTCTGTGTCCGATGTGTATAATGCTATATATTTACGTGGCGACAGTATCGGAGAGATGATGTTCTATGGGCTTGGGGCAGGACAGATGCCAACGGCCAATGCTGTTTACTCAGACATTATTGACATTGTTGGAAAGATGAGCGCAAAAAGCAATGTAATGGATGATTATTCCTTTACCAATCGTTTAGATATTAAAGAAACATCAGAGAATAAATTAAGGTATTATATTAGATTCTCAGCAGTAGATAAACCGGGTGTCCTTGCGAAAATTTCCGGCATATTGGGCAGGAGTAAGATTAGTATAGCTTCAGTAATCCAAAAGGATAGAAAACAAAGCGGCGCTGTTCCAATTATTATGATGACCCATGAGGCAAAGGAAAAGGATATTTGCTTAGCAATAAGAGAGATTGATAAGTTGGATATTATTAAGAGAAAAAGCGTGATCATACGAGTTGAAGATTGA
- a CDS encoding DUF5678 domain-containing protein: MTVQLVKEKKYSGQYVALKSFEDDTVISSGDHVNEVYEKAAKKGHNDPVIIYVPKKDMVQVF, encoded by the coding sequence ATGACCGTTCAGTTGGTAAAAGAAAAAAAATATAGTGGGCAGTATGTAGCACTTAAAAGCTTTGAAGACGATACAGTTATTAGTAGCGGAGATCATGTTAATGAAGTTTATGAAAAAGCTGCTAAAAAAGGGCATAATGATCCTGTCATTATATATGTACCTAAAAAAGATATGGTTCAAGTTTTCTAA
- a CDS encoding DUF2845 domain-containing protein, which translates to MKNELKGKKLWIAITLICSFLLSSCGLLSGDVSKKVKIGMSQSEVMSLCGAPTRKRISHSTSFSGIEVKEEWWVYKGILKVYYVKFIYGRVSAVHEND; encoded by the coding sequence ATGAAAAATGAACTGAAGGGCAAGAAACTCTGGATTGCAATAACTCTCATATGTTCTTTTCTTCTTAGTTCCTGCGGTCTTCTCTCTGGAGATGTTTCAAAAAAAGTTAAGATTGGTATGTCCCAAAGTGAAGTTATGTCTCTTTGTGGTGCACCTACACGTAAACGCATTTCTCATTCTACTTCTTTTTCTGGAATAGAAGTAAAAGAAGAATGGTGGGTTTATAAAGGGATTTTAAAAGTTTATTATGTTAAGTTCATTTATGGCAGAGTATCTGCAGTACACGAAAATGATTGA